The sequence AGACGGTGGCGAGGCCGTGCCGCCCGGCGTGCTCGCGCCACAGCGCGGACTCCTGGACCGGCAGGTCGGGCAGGATGCACCCGGCGCCGCCCGCCTCGGCCAGCTCGGCGGTGAAGCGCTCGACGCCGTACCGGTCGATCGGGTTCCAGTAGGTCATGACCAGGATCGGGGCCCCGGTCGCCTCGTGCGCCTCGCGCACCGTGCGCATCACGTCGGCGATCCGCACGCCACCGCGCAGCGCGATGTCGTCGGCGGTCTGGATGACCGGGCCGTCGAGCACGGGGTCGCTGTGCGGGAGCCCCACCTCGACGACGTCGGCGCCGCCCGCGACGACGGCCTTGATCGCCTCGATGCCGCCGTCGACGGTCGGGAATCCGGCGGGCAGGTACGCGATCAGCGCGGCCCGGTCCTCGGCCCGGGCGGCGGCGAGCGTGGTGTTCAGCAGCTCGATGTTGCCACTCACTGGACGTCCCCCTCGATCTCCGCGTTCCCGCTGTCGGCGTCGGCCTCGACGGCCGCGTCCGTGTCGTACAGCCCGAAGTAGCGGGCCGCCGTGTCCATGTCCTTGTCGCCGCGCCCGGACAGGTTGACCAGGATCAGCCCGTCCTTGCCCAGCTCCTTGCCGACCTCCAGGGCCCCGGCCAGCGCGTGCGCGCTCTCGATGGCCGGGATGATGCCCTCGGTGCGGGAGAGCAGGCGCAGGGCCTGCATGGCCGCGTCGTCGGTGACAGCGCGGTATTCGCCGCGGCCGATGTCCTTGAGGTACGCGTGCTCGGGGCCGATGCCCGGGTAGTCGAGACCGGCCGAGATGGAGTACGGCTCGGTGATCTGGCCCTCGTCGTCCTGGAGGACGTAGCTGCGCGAGCCGTGCAGGATGCCGGGCTCGCCCGCGGTCAGGGTCGCCGCGTGCTCCCCCGTCTCCACGCCGTGTCCGGCGGGCTCGCAGCCGATGAGGCGGACGTCCGCGTCGGGCACGAAGGCGTGGAAGAGGCCGATGGCGTTGGAGCCGCCGCCGACGCAGGCCACGGCGGCGTCCGGCAGCCGGCCGGCCTGTTCCAGGATCTGCCGTCGGGCCTCCACGCCGATGACGCGGTGGAAGTCGCGGACCATCGCCGGGAAGGGGTGCGGGCCCGCGACCGTACCGAAGAGGTAGTGGGTGCGGTCCACGTTGGCGACCCAGTCGCGGAACGCCTCGTTGATGGCGTCCTTGAGGGTGCGGGAGCCGGACTTCACGGCGATGACCTCGGCGCCGAGGATCCGCATCCGTGCCACGTTGAGCGCCTGGCGCTGGGTGTCGATCTCGCCCATGTAGATGGTGCAGTCGAGGCCGAAGAGGGCGCAGGCGGTCGCGGTGGCGACGCCGTGCTGGCCGGCTCCGGTCTCCGCGATCACCCGGGTCTTGCCCATGCGCCGGGTGAGCAGCGCCTGGCCCAGCACGTTGTTGATCTTGTGCGAGCCGGTGTGGTTGAGGTCCTCGCGCTTGAGGAAGACCCGGGCACCGCCGGCGTGCTCGGCGAAGCGGGGCACCTCGGTGAGGGCGCTCGGCCGGCCCGTGTAGTGGACCATCAGTTCGCCGAGCTCGGCGGCGAAGGCGGGGTCGGACTTGGCCTTCTCGTACTCGACGGCGACCTCGTCCACGGCGGCGACCAGCGCCTCCGGGATGAACTTTCCGCCGTACGCGCCGAAGTAGCCCTCGGCGCTGGGGATCAGACCCTCGGGGTCCGGAATGAAGAAGTCGGAAGACATACGGGACGTGCTCCTCGTGATGGCAGGGATGGCTTCACCGTCTGCGCCGCACGAGCGGAGCGCCGCCCCGGTCCGTGACCGGGGCGGTTGCGGCCGCATGCCATCGTGCGCCCTCGCGGGGCGGGTGGTGGTGCGGCGGCCGGGGCTCGCTCTACAGCGCGGGCCCCGTGCGCCATCGCATGCCGTTGACCTGACCGGGCTCGGCACCGATCACGTACCGCACCCGCCGGCCGTGCACACGGCGTGCCGGAGCCCGGCAGCCGCGGTGCCACGAGGGCAGCGCGCAGCTCATCGGCTCGGGGTGCGGAAGGAGGGACACGGCCGGATCAGCCTCGCCCGTGGCGCAGGGCCGGGTGGGCGCCGGCGGCGACCAGGTCGGCGACGGCGGCACGCGGGTCGCGGCCGGTGACCAGGGACTCGCCGACGAGCACGGCGTCCGCGCCGGCGTTGGCGTAGGCGATCAGGTCGTGCGGGCCGCGGACGCCGGACTCGGCGACCTTGACGATGTGGTCCGGGATCTCGGGGGCGACGCGCTCGAAGGTGGAGCGGTCGACCTTGAGGTCCTTCAGGTTGCGCGCGTTGACGCCGATGATCCTGGCCCCGGCCTCGACGGCGCGCTCGGCCTCCTCCTCGTCGTGCGCCTCGACCAGCGGCGTCAGGCCGATGGACTCGGCGCGCTCGATGAGGGAGACCAGCGCCTCCTGTTCGAGGGCGGCGACGATCAGCAGCGCGAGGTCGGCGCCGTACGCGCGGGCCTCCCACAGCTGGTACGAGGTGACGATGAAGTCCTTGCGCAGGATCGGGATGTCGACCTTGGCGCGGACGGCCTCCAGGTCGGCCAGCGAGCCGCCGAAGCGGCGCTCCTCGGTGAGCACGGAGATGACGGATGCCCCGCCGGCCTCGTAGTCCGCGGCGAGCGCGGCCGGGTCGGCGATGGCGGCGAGCGCGCCCTTGGAGGGGCTGGAGCGCTTGACCTCGCAGATGACGGTCACGCCCTCGCCGCGCAGGGCGGCGACGCCGTCCTTGGCGCGGGGGGCGCGGGCGGCGCGTTCCTTGAGCTCGTCGAGGCTGACGCGCGCCTGCCGCTCCGCGAGGTCGGCGCGGACGCCGTCGATGATCTCGTCGAGCACACTCACGCGAGCGGCCCCCTTCCGGAGCGGTGACAAAGAAACGTAACAGGCCACAGGATCAGCCACTCCGATGGTATCCGCAGGAGAGCGCTGGGCCCGCATCCGGCCACCGGGTGTCCCACTACCTGGGACTTCACGGGGCGAGTGCCGATCCGAAGGGCAGGTTCCGGACGACGGTGAAGATCAGCAGGACGGCTCCGATCCCCCACCAGTGCACCGGCCGCAGGGCGATCCGCAGGGGCTTGCCGCGGACCTCGCGGACCAGCCAGACGGTCCACAGGACGGCGAAGATCCCGTAGCCGACGACGGCCAGGGCGTTGGCGCCGAAGGCGGCGGCCAGGTCGCCGTGGGCGAAGGCGTGGGCGCTGCGGAGGCCGCCGCAGCCGGGGCAGTAGACGCCGGCGAAACGCAGCATCGGGCAGACGGGGTAGTGGCCCGGCTGGTTCGGGTCGACGGTGGCGACGTAGCCGAAGGCCCCGACGACGGCGGCCAGCACCCCGGCCGGGGTGGCGATCCGGCGCAGCCGCGAGGGGCCGCCGGGGGCGGCCGGGGGGTACGGGGGCCGCCCGGGGCCTGCGACGGACGGCGCGCCGGCCGGCCGGTCGCCGGGAACGGCCTGCGGGCCGAAGACGGCGGTCGAGGTGCTCGGGGCGGGGCCGGGGGGCGCCGGGGCCTGCGTCGAGCCGGAGGGCGTCCGCCCGGGGCCGGGGGCCGCGGCCGGGGCGGCGGTCACCGGCTCGACGCCCGAGGGCGAAGGGGCGGCGGCGGGGGTAGGCGTTGCGTCCACCCGGTGATTGTCGCCGCTGACGCGGAAAGGCGCAGCCCGGACCGGGCTGCGCCTTTCGTGCGTGCGTTCCGCGCGGTGGGTCAGGAGGTCTGCGCCTCGCCGGCGCGCGCTCGGGCGGCGACCAGCTCGGCCGACTCCTTCGGCATGCCGAGGCCGGCGGCCTTCATCGCGAGGCCGATGACACCACCGAGAAGGACGACGCCCATGCCGGCCCAGAAGCCGAGCGGGTTGGCCGCGACCATGAAGACGCCCGCGACGCAGAAGCCGATGAAGGCGATGATGACACCGGTCCAGGCGGCCGGGGTGTGTCCGTGGCTGCTGCCCGCCATGAGTTGCTCCTCGTTGGTGTTGCGCTGTTGGAATCGCTCGGGTCGCTGTCCCCACGGCCCGTGCCGCTGTGCCAGCTCACTGTCATTGTCCCGTACGTGCGGGTAGGACGTGAGCTGGGGGTCATGCCTCGCGCGTCGGGTCCTCGCCGCGGTCCAGGGCCTTCCACAGGTCCTCGGGCCGGTCCGGGTCGGGGGCGCGGGGGGCCTTGCGGGGGCGCGGGGTGCCGTCGCGCTCGTAGCGTCCGGACATCGTGGGCCAGCGGCTGCCGTAGCGCAGGGCGAGGAGGCCGGCGAGCAGGATCAGCAGGCCGCCCGCGCCCGTCACGTAGGGCCAGGCGGTGTGGCTGAGGGCGGTGATGGTCGCGGCGCTGTCGCCGCTGGTCCGCGCGGCCTTCTCGTCGAGCGCGCCGCTGTCGGACGCGCCGATGAAGGCGCTCAGCGCGGCACCGAGCCCGCTGAGCGCGAGGAGTCCGGCGACCACGCGGCGGCCGGTGCCGCGCACGGCGAAGACGGCGACGAGGGCGGCCAGGCCGACGATGGCGAGGGCGGCGGGGAGTCCGGTGACGTCCTGCCCGTCGGCGCTCAGCGGCAGGGTGCCGCCGCCGACGGGGGCCTTGCCCTCGGCCCAGGTCTGCCCGGAGGCCAGCAGGACGACGGTCGCGCCGGCCGCCCCGAGGAGCAGACCGGCGGCCAGGGTGCGGCGGCTCCCCGCGCTGTCGGGCGCGGCGGCGGCTTCGGCACGGGGCTGGGGTACGGGGACGGCACTCACGTACTCCACTATCCCTCACCGGTCCGTGGCGCCCCACCGCGCCCCTGGCACGGGCGTACGGCGTCTAGCCGCCGAGCCGGTTCGCGGTGTGGACGGCGCGCAGGACCGCCGCCGCCTTGTTGCGGCACTCGGTGTCCTCGGCGACCGGGTCGGAGTCGGCGACGACGCCCGCGCCGGCCTGGACGTACGCGGTGCCGTCGCGGAGCAGCGCGGTGCGGATGGCGATGGCGGTGTCGGAGTCCCCGGCGAAGTCGAGGTAGCCGACGCAGCCGCCGTACAGGCCCCGGCGGGTGGGTTCCAGCTCCTCGATGATCTGGAGGGCGCGGGGCTTGGGGGCGCCGGAGAGGGTGCCGGCGGGGAAGCAGGCGGTCAGCACGTCGAAGGCGGTGCGGCCCTCGGCGACCCGGCCGGTGACGGTGGACACGATGTGCATCACGTGCGAGTAGCGCTCGATGGACATGAAGTCGACGACCTCGACGCTGCCGGGTTCGCAGACCCGGCCGAGGTCGTTGCGGCCGAGGTCGACGAGCATCAGGTGCTCGGCACGCTCCTTGGGGTCGGCGAGGAGTTCGTCGGCGAGTGCCTGGTCCTCCTGCGGAGTGGCGCCGCGGTGCCGGGTTCCGGCGATCGGGTGGACCATCGCCCGGCCGTCCTCGACCTTGACCAGGGCCTCGGGGCTGGAGCCGGCGACGTCGAAGCCGTCGAACCGGAAGAGGTACATGTACGGCGAGGGGTTCGTGGCGCGCAGCACCCGGTAGACGTCGAGGGCGCTCGCGGTGCACGGGGTCTCGAAGCGCTGGGAGGGCACGACCTGGAAGGCCTCACCGGCCCGGATGCGCTCCTTCACGTCCTCGACGGCGTCCTGGTAGGCCTTGCCGCCCCAGAGCGCGGTGCACGGGGGCAGCTCGGAGGGCGGCAGGGCGGCGGGGGCGTTCTCGACGGGGCGGCGCAGGTCGCGTTCCATCGCGTCGAGCCGGGCGACGGCGTCGGTGTACGCCTCGTCGACGCCGGTGGCCAGGTCGTTGTGGTTGATGGCGTTGGCGATGAGCAGGACGCTGCCGTCCCAGTGGTCCAGGACCGCCAGGTCGGAGGTGAGCAGCATGGTCAGCTCGGGGAGCTTCAGGTCGTCGCCGCCGCTCTCGCCGATCTTCTCCAGGCGGCGCACGATGTCGTAGCCGAGGTAGCCGACCATGCCGCCGGTGAAGGGCGGCAGACCGGTCTCGCGGTCGTGCGGGGTGTGCAGGGCCTCGATGGTGGCGCGCAGGGCGTGCAGCGGGTCGCCGTCGACGGGGACGCCGACGGGCGGGGTGCCGATCCAGTGGGCCTCGCCGTCGCGGGTGGTCAGCGTGGCGGCGCTGCGTACGCCGATGAAGGAGTAGCGCGACCAGGTGCGGCCGTTCTCCGCGGATTCGAGGAGGAAGGTGCCGGTGCGCTCGCCCGCGAGCTTGCGGTAGAGGCCGACGGGGGTGTCGCCGTCCGCGAGGAGGCGGCGGGTGACGGGGATGACGCGCCGGTCGACGGCCAGCTTGCGGAACGTGTCGAGGTCCATGGCGGCAGACCCTACTGTCCGAGGGGGAGGACGTCGGCGTCGAAGCAGGTGCGGTCGCCGGTGTGGCAGGCGGCGCCGGTCTGGTCGACCCTGACGAGGACGGTGTCGGCGTCGCAGTCCAGGGCGACGGACTTGACCAGCTGGATGTGGCCCGAGGTGTCGCCCTTGACCCAGTACTCCTGGCGGCTGCGCGACCAGTAGGTGCAGCGGCCGGTGGTGAGGGTGCGGTGCAGCGCCTCGTCGTCCATCCAGCCCAGCATCAGCACCTCGCCGGTGTCGTACTGCTGGGCGATGGCCGGGACCAGCCCGTCGGCGCCGCGCTTGAGGCGGGCGGCGATGGCGGGATCGAGGTCGCTGGCGGGCCGGGGGGTACCGGGCGTGGGCGTGCTGGTCATGGCCCCATTGTGCCGTGGTGGCGCGGGGTGTCCGGGCGTGCGTCCACTGGGCGGACGGGGTGCGGCGGTCGTACGCTGGCGGGCATGTCGACCCACGCGAAGCGCGAACGTCTTCTGCTCGCCGACCTGTTGGAGGCGGCGGGACCGCAGGCCCCGACCTTGTGCCACGGCTGGACGGCCCGGGATCTCGCGGCCCATGTGGTGGTGCGGGAGCGGCGGCCCGACGCGGCGGCCGGAACGCTCATCGGTCCGCTGAAGGCCCGGCGCGACCGGGTCATGGCGGAGTTCACCGCGAAGCCGTACGAGGAACTGATCCAGCTCATCCGTACGGGCCCGCCCCGGATGTCCCCGTTCGGCCTGAAGCAGCTGGACGAGGCGGCGAACACGGTGGAGTTCTACATCCACACGGAGGACGTCCGCCGGGCGCAGCCGGACTGGACGCCCCGGGAGCTGGACCCGGTCTTCGCCGATGTCCTGTGGGCGCGGACGGAGAAGGCGGCCCGGGTGCTGGGCCGCAAGGCGCCGGTGGGTCTGGTGCTGCGCCGCCCGGACGGGCAGACCGCGGTGGCGCACCGGGGGACGCCGGTGGTGACGGTGACCGGTGAGCCGGGCGAGCTGCTGCTGTTCGCGTTCGGGCGGCAGGAGGCGGCGCGGGTGGAGCTGGAGGGCGAGCCGGACGCGATCGGCCGGGTGACGAAGGCGAAGCTGGGCATGTAGCCCGGGTGCGTACGCCCCGCTCCGCGCTCAGTGCGGGAGTTCCGCGCGGCGGAGCGGGGCGATGACGAGGCCGAGGACCGCGCCGGCCAGGCACAGGGCGGCGCTGGCGACGAAGACCGGGCCGGTGCCCCAGAGAGCGACGGCGGCGCCCGTGACGGGGTAGCTGAGCGGCGCGAGGGCGTGCGTGAAGAGCGTGGAGACCGAGGTGACGCGGCCCAGGTAGGCGGGCTCGGTGACGGTCTGGATCAGCGCGCCGCACAGCGAGCCGCCGAGGCCGGCGAAGAGTCCGACGAGGACCGCGACGGCCGCGGCGAGCGGCACGGAGGGCACGAAGGCCAGGGCGCCGATGGCGCACGCGCCGACCAGGACGGTCAGGCACATGACCAGTCCGGCCCGCGGCATCCGGCCGCGTACGGCCAGGAGGAGGGCGGACGCGCCCGCGCCGGTGCCGAAGGCGGCGACGACCCAGCCCATGCCGGAGGCGCCCCAGCCGCGTTCGTCGCTGAGCAGGATCAGGCCGAGGTTGAGGGGGCCCACGAAGCCGAGTTCACTGACGGCGACGACGAGCATCAGGGGCCCGAGCAGCGGGTGGCGGCGGATGTGGCGCAGCCCGTCGGCCAGTTCGCGCCAGGCGCCGCCGGTGGGCTCGGCGGCCCGCGGTGCGGGCAGCGGGCGCAGCCGTACGGCCAGCAGGAGCGGGAGCGAGACGGCGAAGAGGAGGCCGGCCCCGGCGAAGGCGAGGACCGGGCCGCCGAGGGCGACGGCGACGCCGCCGAGCGGGGCGCCGACGACATTGGCGGTACGGGCGGCGAGGCCGCGCATGCCCTGGACGCGGGCGAGCTGGGAAGCGGCGGTGATCCGGGGCGGCAGAGCGCCCACGGCGGGCAGGAAGAGGGCGTCGACCGCGCCGAAGACGAGCGCGACGGCGATCAGCATCCACACCGTGGGCGAGGTGAGCAGGAGCGTCCCGGCCAGGCCGATGATCACCAGGCAGCGGGCGGTGTCGCTCGCGACGACCACGCGGCGCGGTCCGAGCCGGTCGGCGAGCACTCCCCCGCCGAGCAGGAGCACCGCCCGGGGTAGGGAGCCGGCGGCGAGCACCAGTCCGGTCTGCGAGGCGCTGCCGGTGCGGGCGGCGGCCCAGGCGAGGGCCATGTAGTAGACGCTGTCGCCGATCATGGACGCGGTGTACGCGCCGAGCCAGCGCAGGACGTTGCCGTCGCGGTGGGCGGGGCGGCCGGGCGCCTCGGCGGGGGCGGGCAGGGTGGCGGTCACGGGGGCGTCCTCTCGGGGGGCCGGGTCAGGTCCGGAAGGGGAAGCCGTACACGTGGAGCGCGACGTTCTCGCGGTTCTCGGTGTCGCCGGCCTCTTCGCGGGCGCGGCCCTGCTGCTCGTACCGCTTGATGAGGTCGTTCATCTCGTCCGCGAGCGCGGCGAGTTCGCCGGCGGTCAGCCGGGCGAGGTACTCGGAGCTGAAGGAGGCGCCGCGCCATTCGGCGGGCCAGCTGCGGCTCGCGTCGAGGTGCCGGCGGTACATCTCGACGTGCTGGTCGAAGGAGAGCCGGCTGACGGCGGAGTGGGTGGCGGCCAGCTCGGGCGCCTCGCTGAAGTCCTCGTCGTAGAAGCGCAGTCCCTCCGACGCGGGCTGCCACCAGCGTTCGCGGCCGTCCCTGCCCGCCCGGTCGGCCTCCTCGATCAGGCCGTGGTCGGCGAGCTTGCGCAGGTGGTAGCTGACGAGCGAGACCGCCTCGTCGACCTGCTCGGCGAGCTGGGAGGCGGTGGCCTGACGGGCGATGTAGAGGGCCCGGTACAGCTTCATCCGCAGGGGGTGCCCGAAGGCCTTGAGGGTGCCGAGGTCGGAGACCCGGCGTGATGCGTCGCTTGCCATGCCCCGAGCGTAGATAGGAAAGAATTCTTGCGCAATATCTATTGCACAAGATTTGTTGCACGTTTCTCCGGGGCTCGTCCGGTCCTTCCGGTCCTTCCTGTCCTTCCTGTACGGGAGCCGAGGTACCCGAGCAGGAATCCGGCCGGGATGGCGACCAGCCCGGTGCCTGGAGCGGGAACCAGTGAAGGTCCCGGGCTGGGAAGCGGGCGACGGGCGTACCGGAGAAGGCGGGCGAGAACAGCAGG is a genomic window of Streptomyces sp. NBC_00708 containing:
- the trpA gene encoding tryptophan synthase subunit alpha: MSGNIELLNTTLAAARAEDRAALIAYLPAGFPTVDGGIEAIKAVVAGGADVVEVGLPHSDPVLDGPVIQTADDIALRGGVRIADVMRTVREAHEATGAPILVMTYWNPIDRYGVERFTAELAEAGGAGCILPDLPVQESALWREHAGRHGLATVFVVAPSSKDERIATITDAGSGFVYAASLMGVTGTRASVGAQAQDLVRRTRATTELPVCVGLGVSDAAQAAEVAGFADGVIVGSAFVKRMLDAPDEAAGLVAVRSLAADLAEGVRKR
- the trpB gene encoding tryptophan synthase subunit beta; the encoded protein is MSSDFFIPDPEGLIPSAEGYFGAYGGKFIPEALVAAVDEVAVEYEKAKSDPAFAAELGELMVHYTGRPSALTEVPRFAEHAGGARVFLKREDLNHTGSHKINNVLGQALLTRRMGKTRVIAETGAGQHGVATATACALFGLDCTIYMGEIDTQRQALNVARMRILGAEVIAVKSGSRTLKDAINEAFRDWVANVDRTHYLFGTVAGPHPFPAMVRDFHRVIGVEARRQILEQAGRLPDAAVACVGGGSNAIGLFHAFVPDADVRLIGCEPAGHGVETGEHAATLTAGEPGILHGSRSYVLQDDEGQITEPYSISAGLDYPGIGPEHAYLKDIGRGEYRAVTDDAAMQALRLLSRTEGIIPAIESAHALAGALEVGKELGKDGLILVNLSGRGDKDMDTAARYFGLYDTDAAVEADADSGNAEIEGDVQ
- the trpC gene encoding indole-3-glycerol phosphate synthase TrpC, with the translated sequence MSVLDEIIDGVRADLAERQARVSLDELKERAARAPRAKDGVAALRGEGVTVICEVKRSSPSKGALAAIADPAALAADYEAGGASVISVLTEERRFGGSLADLEAVRAKVDIPILRKDFIVTSYQLWEARAYGADLALLIVAALEQEALVSLIERAESIGLTPLVEAHDEEEAERAVEAGARIIGVNARNLKDLKVDRSTFERVAPEIPDHIVKVAESGVRGPHDLIAYANAGADAVLVGESLVTGRDPRAAVADLVAAGAHPALRHGRG
- a CDS encoding DUF2752 domain-containing protein, whose translation is MATPAGVLAAVVGAFGYVATVDPNQPGHYPVCPMLRFAGVYCPGCGGLRSAHAFAHGDLAAAFGANALAVVGYGIFAVLWTVWLVREVRGKPLRIALRPVHWWGIGAVLLIFTVVRNLPFGSALAP
- a CDS encoding TIGR02234 family membrane protein, whose translation is MEYVSAVPVPQPRAEAAAAPDSAGSRRTLAAGLLLGAAGATVVLLASGQTWAEGKAPVGGGTLPLSADGQDVTGLPAALAIVGLAALVAVFAVRGTGRRVVAGLLALSGLGAALSAFIGASDSGALDEKAARTSGDSAATITALSHTAWPYVTGAGGLLILLAGLLALRYGSRWPTMSGRYERDGTPRPRKAPRAPDPDRPEDLWKALDRGEDPTREA
- a CDS encoding anthranilate synthase component I yields the protein MDLDTFRKLAVDRRVIPVTRRLLADGDTPVGLYRKLAGERTGTFLLESAENGRTWSRYSFIGVRSAATLTTRDGEAHWIGTPPVGVPVDGDPLHALRATIEALHTPHDRETGLPPFTGGMVGYLGYDIVRRLEKIGESGGDDLKLPELTMLLTSDLAVLDHWDGSVLLIANAINHNDLATGVDEAYTDAVARLDAMERDLRRPVENAPAALPPSELPPCTALWGGKAYQDAVEDVKERIRAGEAFQVVPSQRFETPCTASALDVYRVLRATNPSPYMYLFRFDGFDVAGSSPEALVKVEDGRAMVHPIAGTRHRGATPQEDQALADELLADPKERAEHLMLVDLGRNDLGRVCEPGSVEVVDFMSIERYSHVMHIVSTVTGRVAEGRTAFDVLTACFPAGTLSGAPKPRALQIIEELEPTRRGLYGGCVGYLDFAGDSDTAIAIRTALLRDGTAYVQAGAGVVADSDPVAEDTECRNKAAAVLRAVHTANRLGG
- the hisI gene encoding phosphoribosyl-AMP cyclohydrolase is translated as MTSTPTPGTPRPASDLDPAIAARLKRGADGLVPAIAQQYDTGEVLMLGWMDDEALHRTLTTGRCTYWSRSRQEYWVKGDTSGHIQLVKSVALDCDADTVLVRVDQTGAACHTGDRTCFDADVLPLGQ
- a CDS encoding TIGR03085 family metal-binding protein, producing MSTHAKRERLLLADLLEAAGPQAPTLCHGWTARDLAAHVVVRERRPDAAAGTLIGPLKARRDRVMAEFTAKPYEELIQLIRTGPPRMSPFGLKQLDEAANTVEFYIHTEDVRRAQPDWTPRELDPVFADVLWARTEKAARVLGRKAPVGLVLRRPDGQTAVAHRGTPVVTVTGEPGELLLFAFGRQEAARVELEGEPDAIGRVTKAKLGM
- a CDS encoding MFS transporter, with protein sequence MTATLPAPAEAPGRPAHRDGNVLRWLGAYTASMIGDSVYYMALAWAAARTGSASQTGLVLAAGSLPRAVLLLGGGVLADRLGPRRVVVASDTARCLVIIGLAGTLLLTSPTVWMLIAVALVFGAVDALFLPAVGALPPRITAASQLARVQGMRGLAARTANVVGAPLGGVAVALGGPVLAFAGAGLLFAVSLPLLLAVRLRPLPAPRAAEPTGGAWRELADGLRHIRRHPLLGPLMLVVAVSELGFVGPLNLGLILLSDERGWGASGMGWVVAAFGTGAGASALLLAVRGRMPRAGLVMCLTVLVGACAIGALAFVPSVPLAAAVAVLVGLFAGLGGSLCGALIQTVTEPAYLGRVTSVSTLFTHALAPLSYPVTGAAVALWGTGPVFVASAALCLAGAVLGLVIAPLRRAELPH
- a CDS encoding helix-turn-helix domain-containing protein; translation: MASDASRRVSDLGTLKAFGHPLRMKLYRALYIARQATASQLAEQVDEAVSLVSYHLRKLADHGLIEEADRAGRDGRERWWQPASEGLRFYDEDFSEAPELAATHSAVSRLSFDQHVEMYRRHLDASRSWPAEWRGASFSSEYLARLTAGELAALADEMNDLIKRYEQQGRAREEAGDTENRENVALHVYGFPFRT